The region GCCTGCGTGCCTGCTAAAACGATAGCACTAAGACTAAGCTGAAAGATCCCAATGAGGAGTTTGAGGTAAAACGATTGCCTCATGAAACCGTAATATGCGCTTGATTCAAAGCTTCGTAGCCGTCATCACCAGACCATTTGAACTCTAGAGTCCCTGTTTCTGTAGCGATGGTAGTAAAAATAATTAATGGATTTGCCCCAATACCAGGATAAAAGTCGGCCTTAAATACTTCCACATCGTTATATGTACAAGTAAAGATGCGAATAATATCGCGCGGAATTACCTTACCGCCTTCGCTATATCGAAAGCCGGACTCCATGTCGTGTTGCGCGATGGCACGAATTTCAATAATCGCGCCCTTTTTTGCGCTGGATGGCATCGTAATCGAGGTGCGTGATGTTTTACTCATACCAACTCCGTACAGGCTGAAAGTGTCACCAAAGTATCAGCATGTCCTTGCCAAAAACTACCATCATTCATTTGTGCGATTGCCCAAACTGTTTGACTATCTGCCAAACGAACGCGCGTAGTTAAAGTAGCAGTTCCAGATCTTGGCGTGAGGTAGGCCGTAAATATATTGGGAAAAGGGTTGCCTTCAGCAATAACGTGAATGGATTTCACATAATCATTTGCTGTCATGGGGCTATCTACACTTACCTTGAGTACAACGAGGTTGCCATTCTCTACAAGTGGTGGAATAACTAAAGTTACCCTTCCATCCTGCACTGATTTGCCACCAGTGATTTCTTGAATGGCTTTCGCTGCATCTGCTTTTTTGGCAAATACGGCTAATGGACTAAGCCATGCTCCCAGCGCAAATACACCGATCTTTTGGAATTGCTTCAGCCACTGGCGGCGATTGCTTTGGCAGATCAATTTTGGCTTCATCATGGCTTGCTAGTATTTAAGGTTGCTAAGAAAGCTACTACATCTTCAATCTCTTGCTCATTCAGAATAGTGAGACCTGCAAACTTAGGAGCAACGCGATTTAAATGCTCGGTACGGTAATACGCTGGCATGATTGTTTGTGAATTAAAGTAACTTGCATCCACTATTCTGGCTCTCAGTTGCGGCACCGTATAACGCGCAACACTCTGACTGAGTTCTGGCGCTAAATTGCCCTGAAAACGCTCTTCCGGAAATGGCCCGCTATGGCATAAAAGACATAAACCAGTTTGACGACTCGCCACAATGGTACGACCGCGTAACGGATCCCCAGGACTTGCAGTTAAAGGGTTTGTAATCTCACCAGCAACAATGCTCGAATTACCTTGTGCTGCTACCTGACTGAGATTGAGGGCGACTAGCATGAGTACTGCTAATGCGCGCCCCCTTCTCATAAACGTCGTTTCACAATACTTTGATCGTTAAACCAGCTTGATGCCGCTGTTTTTCAAAGGCACCGTACGCAGACGCTGACCTGTTGCACGATAGAAAGCATTGAGTACTGCTGGCGCAGCAACCGCAATCGTTGGCTCGCCAACTCCACCCCACTCTTTGCCACCACCTTGGATGATGATAGTTTCAACTTTGGGCATTTGAGATAGACGAATCGAATTAAAGGTATCAAAGTTCTTTTGTACCACTGCGCCATTCTCAATGGTGATCTCTTCTTCAAACAAAGCAGACAAGCCATAGACAAATGAGCCTGCAACCTGACGCTCTATTTGCGCTGGGTTAACTGCATAACCAGGATCAGTTGCGGCGACGATGCGATGAATTTTTACCTCATTGCCATTCTTTACAGAAAGTTCACAAGCCGCAGCGACATAGCTTCCGTAAGAATGCATCTGTGCGACACCCCTAAATACTCCAGGGGTTGCAGGCTTAGTCCAGCCAATGCCATCTGCCACTGCATTCAAAACAGCAATCGCCCGTGGATAATCTTGCATATGCTTGCGACGGAACTCTACAGCATCCATACCTGTAGTTTCTGCCAACTCATCCATAAAAGTCTCAAGGAAGATAGCATTCTGATTGACGTTCACACCACGCCAGAAACCTGGAGGGACATGGGTATTACGCATAGCATGATCAATATTTAAATTCGGGAATGTATAGGTGATGCCATGCTCTCCAGTCTCGTCAAGACCTTGAAACGCCGCAGGATCTTTGCCTTTATTAGAGGCTACTACCGCTGGGCGAACGGCGGCCAAGATGGATTGGCCGGATAAGCGCATATTCAAACCAGTAACATTTTTCTTGCTATCAATGGATGCAGACATTTTGCACATCATCACCGGGTGATAGTGATCATGCGTCATATCTTCTTCACGAGTCCAAATTAACTTAATGGGGGTGCCTGGCATTTGCTTGGCAATGTTTACCGCTTGAGTAGTAAAGTCTTGAAAAGCCCCGCGACGGCCAAAGCCTCCACCTAAGTTGACTTTATAAACATTACATTTTTCAGCTGGTAAACCGGATGCTGCTATCAGTGCAGCCAATGATGCCTCACCATCTTGTGTTGGAACCCATGCTTCACACATCTCGGGTGTCCACTTCGCAGTAGCAGTTTGCGGCTCTAATGTTGCATGGCTTAAAAATGGATAGAAATATGTTGCTTCCATTGTTTTAGATGCGTTTGCAAAAGCAGCTCTTACATCACCATTGGCGCTACCAACAAAAGCATCATCCGCAGTTAAGCCTTCTTCTAGATTCTTCTTAATTGACGCACTAGAAACAGCGGCATTTGCCCCTTCATCCCAGGTAATATTTACTTGCTCAAGACCCGTTTTTGCATGCCAAAATGTATCAGCAATAACGGCAACAGCATTATCACCAACTTGCACTACTTTTTTAACGCCCTTTACATTCATTGCTTTAGCAGAATCGTAGGCTTTCACCTTGCCACCAAATACCGGGCACTGCTTAATAGTGGCAACCAACATTCCTGGCATCTTTAAGTCAATTGCGTAGACTTGTCGACCAGTGACTTTATCTGATGTGCCGTCAATACGATTAACTGGCTTTCCAATCAATTTCCACTCTTTTGGATCTTTTAATGGGGTATCAGTTGGCACAGGTAATTGGGAAGCGGCTACCGATACTTTTCCAAAAGTAGTTTTACGCCCCGAAGGAGTATGGGTAATCACGCTATCAACAGCAACACATTCAGAAGCAGGAACATTCCATTGATTAGCAGCTGCCTGAATCAACATCATGCGT is a window of Polynucleobacter asymbioticus QLW-P1DMWA-1 DNA encoding:
- a CDS encoding thiosulfate oxidation carrier complex protein SoxZ; the encoded protein is MSKTSRTSITMPSSAKKGAIIEIRAIAQHDMESGFRYSEGGKVIPRDIIRIFTCTYNDVEVFKADFYPGIGANPLIIFTTIATETGTLEFKWSGDDGYEALNQAHITVS
- a CDS encoding SoxY-related AACIE arm protein, with amino-acid sequence MMKPKLICQSNRRQWLKQFQKIGVFALGAWLSPLAVFAKKADAAKAIQEITGGKSVQDGRVTLVIPPLVENGNLVVLKVSVDSPMTANDYVKSIHVIAEGNPFPNIFTAYLTPRSGTATLTTRVRLADSQTVWAIAQMNDGSFWQGHADTLVTLSACTELV
- the soxX gene encoding sulfur oxidation c-type cytochrome SoxX gives rise to the protein MLVALNLSQVAAQGNSSIVAGEITNPLTASPGDPLRGRTIVASRQTGLCLLCHSGPFPEERFQGNLAPELSQSVARYTVPQLRARIVDASYFNSQTIMPAYYRTEHLNRVAPKFAGLTILNEQEIEDVVAFLATLNTSKP
- a CDS encoding xanthine dehydrogenase family protein molybdopterin-binding subunit — protein: MTTTINTSRRHFVIGSSAIATGLAIGFDFTFMSAANAAMGAGTTAMAPLSTPEIGVWVVVKPNDDVVVRIVRSEMGQGTITGLAQMVAEELQCDWKKVSYEYPSPAESLLRKQAWGSYSTGGSRGIRTSEQYVRKGGAAARMMLIQAAANQWNVPASECVAVDSVITHTPSGRKTTFGKVSVAASQLPVPTDTPLKDPKEWKLIGKPVNRIDGTSDKVTGRQVYAIDLKMPGMLVATIKQCPVFGGKVKAYDSAKAMNVKGVKKVVQVGDNAVAVIADTFWHAKTGLEQVNITWDEGANAAVSSASIKKNLEEGLTADDAFVGSANGDVRAAFANASKTMEATYFYPFLSHATLEPQTATAKWTPEMCEAWVPTQDGEASLAALIAASGLPAEKCNVYKVNLGGGFGRRGAFQDFTTQAVNIAKQMPGTPIKLIWTREEDMTHDHYHPVMMCKMSASIDSKKNVTGLNMRLSGQSILAAVRPAVVASNKGKDPAAFQGLDETGEHGITYTFPNLNIDHAMRNTHVPPGFWRGVNVNQNAIFLETFMDELAETTGMDAVEFRRKHMQDYPRAIAVLNAVADGIGWTKPATPGVFRGVAQMHSYGSYVAAACELSVKNGNEVKIHRIVAATDPGYAVNPAQIERQVAGSFVYGLSALFEEEITIENGAVVQKNFDTFNSIRLSQMPKVETIIIQGGGKEWGGVGEPTIAVAAPAVLNAFYRATGQRLRTVPLKNSGIKLV